The genomic region TCGAGTAGTGGTTGTGCTCAAAGAAGTTTACATGCTTTATTTTCTAATCGCTTTTTCCTGAAATCATTTTGTCTTTTGTATTAAGAAAGTACTTCAGTTATTCTTGAGGatgaagtttgaattttttttttgctaaccTTTTGCTTTTgtagcttttcttttctaaaaaacaCTCTTGTAATTTCACCTACTTAATTCTTCTGGACTAGCAGAAATTTTGTTGTATTCTTATATAGGCTTAGAAAGAATGACAATTTTACCAAAGGAGGATTacattattatttgaatatcgCTGATTATTTGTTCTTCTAGGCTACGTCCCGATTTAACGTAATTGTAATCTGCTGCATCAATTCTCTTCACCCTTGTGATGTTACTTGGAATATCCTCTGTTAGGTTGTAGGATACTTATTTACACGCTTCactatgtatatttatatatgttttctgATTCACGTGTATCTAAATAAGTGAGGACTCTGGTACGATAGTAAATTTCTAATATCAGCTTTATGAATTATATCTTTTGTATCAAGTACTTGtttattttcctcttttcttggtTTATATTCTGAACAGGATCGATTGCTGTGATCTTTCCAAAGTTCAGTTATCAAAAACAGTACACTGGTTGAAGCTAGCCTTTGTACTCAGCCGTGAGGTTCCTGTACTTTTTCAAaaggttgaatttttttatcattctgATCTATCTTATGCTTGCATAAGCTTAATATAATCTTaggtaaattttattgtaacTGCTCAACTGTGGCTTGATGTAAGAATCTGATTGTGGTATATCAGATCCAGTGACACTAAGAAACTGGTCTTCCGTTTGAGACTGAACATTTTTCtgtgtttagtttattttaacaAGTATGGTACAGTTGAGTATATCATATTCACTATTTTCTGACAGTTAATTTAGGACTAGTGCAACACTTAGAAAtttgatttgttctttttgccccctaattaatttacttttccTAATTTTGTGATCTATAATAACATCAGACCAAATTACTGCTGCCTTAAACTAGTTCTTGAGACTTGTTGCTGCTTCTAAATGTCTTATTCATCCAAATCCAATGTAATCTAAGTTAAGTTCACTAAAGGTCAATAATGAAGTTTCTCTCCAGAACTGTTGATATACGGATAACATCTACTGCACCTACATGGCTGtaatgaaggaaaaaatgaGCATAAAGTTAAGCTAAATTTGATTGCTAGTgctatttttaatttccttgTGAAATTTGTCTTAGATATTAGTTTGTCTGGGAGTTCCCAAATAATTTCCAATTATTGTCTTTGCAAGTTGCTCCCAACAAATTTTTTCTCTTAACTGTTTTAACCTTCTGTATTTTCTATTGCTTTTTCTCTAATGTCTTGGCagctaaattttgttttattaatactCAGGTTTCCAGACTGCTTTCTGCAATATATCTGCTTTCTGCAACTAGTGAGCACTTTGCTTTGCCATCTTGCAAAGAACTTTCTGAAAGTCATTGGGCTTCATATTTTCATCAAGCTTCACTTGGGACTCATCTTAATAACCAGTTCTTCCCTAGTACTTCTGGGAGATCGAATGCTCAACGCTTTGTAGATTCTGGGGTAGGTTGCACACTTCATCTTGTCTTTCCTTGGTGGCATTTCCAATATGATAAAGTAGCAAGACAAGTTATTTGCCAATAAATCTTAATAGTTCCAAAAATTGTCTTAAAATGTTAAGGCATTTGACTTACATATTATAGATGAATCGCATCATGCTCCTTATTGTTATCAGGAAAAGTCTGGCACAAAAGAGTCATTCTGAATTTTGGTGGTCCATCTTTAATTATGATATTGGCAATATTATTTATACCCTGGTGAATCCTGTTTCGTCAGGACTAGGTGCTAATTTGTGGGGTCTTACCAACTTTTTCTGTTTTGCCTTTTCTATCGTCTACTTTTATGTATTTGTGCtatttactatttcttgattattgAGGCTGGCAGCTTTTATCTCATTCTGTagatcaaaaattttaaaacacctGCTATTTCACTTTTTTGATTGAGTCGTTGGATTTTCATTTTCAGGACTTGAATGGGGTTGTTTCATCTTGCGCACATACAGAGACATCCACACTGTTAAGGTTTATGCTGTTACAACTGAAAATTCATGAGATTTACTAGCTTCTATAGTTTCTCTTTACCCCATCAACCCCTGATGTGCACATacatatgaaaaagaaatgttaTCCTTTCTTCTTGTTTTGCTGCAGGCTTGCCCCCGGGTCAGTGAATGATCTTGAACAATTTGTGATGAACTTTTATGTGGGCCTTCCTGGCACTGCCATCATATGTATAAGTTTGCTCGGTCATGATTATACCAATTTATTGCAAGAATTGCTACTTTATCCATCTTCCATTCATGCATGGTTGCTATTGTCACGGTTGAATTCTAAGAATCAACCTGTTGTTTTGCTTTTGCCTCTGGATTCAGTTTTAGAAGGTATTTTCTTTGATAgaaatatgaataattaaaaattaacattatatTAATGCACTAGATGCTAAAAATGTCTGGAAAAAATTTACAGAAGTTTCAGATGATGCTGCTCCTAATGATGATAATGCAAGGGCTTGTCAGGAATTGCGCCAGCTGATGAATTCAGGTAAAAAGTGGCATTGTCCATGGGGTTCCACTGTGGTTGATAATGTTGCTCCGGCATTTAAAATGATATTGGAAGAGAACTTCATGACATCTTCCGGCTGTCCTTTAGAAGATACAAAAAGTACGAGGTCTTTGTGGTGGATGGTTAGAAAGAAGGTTGATCACCAACTTGGTAAACTGTTGAGGTAGGTATTCTCTTTTCATCAAATATGTGTCCATCCATTTTTGACACAATTATTGTGATTTGGGATTGGATCACCAGTGGCCAACTGGTGTTCACAAAACTTCATTCACAAGTTCTTCAGCTTGTCTCCTTTTGGCTACATTTTAGTAAACTACCCAAAGTTTGTATGTAATTTGCAGCATTTCATGTTGAAATTGACTACTGatgtatgaaatatatatatatatatatatgcctgGCCTGCGTTCCAGTAATTTAGAAGATTCATGGTTGGGTCCATGGAGGCATGTGCTTCTTGGGGACTGCTTGGACTGCAGAAGCTTGAACACAGTGCATAAGAAGCTGGTGCAGGATCTGAAATCTAAATGCAAAATGGACATAAATGAGAGTTACCTTAAACTCGTTCTTGGAGCTGCGAAGTTTGACATTGAAGAAGCATGCCTTTCACTGCGGTGTTTAAGAAAAGGATGCTACACTGGCAAGCTTGAACATCACGAACAAGAAAATTCTCAGACTAATGGCATTGATGATGTGTCTGCATTGGCCTCTCAACTAATACGTGAAGCAGTGAATGAGCTTCATATGGAGGATGCCATCTGTAGGGAACCGATAATTTTGGTGTTGGACTTGGAAGTCCAGGTTGGTGAAATTGTTAtggtttattatatatattttcatttcgGGGCATATCAATATTGCATGAGTTTATCTTGCTCCAAGAAGATGGTTGTCATCTAATAGCATTTTTTCACCTCATATTTGCTTTTGCCAACATCTTCTTGGtttgtttattctttttgttttttcaacttTTCCCATTCGAAAGTCCATCCTTTTCCcttttcatttactttatttattgtAGAAACTGACTATACAAGGACTGTGTACAGATGCTTCCATGGGAAAGTATACCGATACTAAGACAGCAGGAGGTTTATCGAATGCCTTCTGTAGGCAGTATCTCTATCATACTTGAGAGAAGTCAGCGATATCATGAGCTAGCTTGTACAAATGCTGCCGCTTTTCCTCTGATAGATCCCTTGGATgccttttatttgttaaatccCAGTGGAGACCTTAGTAGCACACAAGCTGAATTTGAGAACTGGtttagggatcaaaattttgagGTGATTTATCCATTTCTCTTATTATTTGTTGGATTTGTCGAAGGGCAAAGCATTTATCATACAATGATAGAAAATGCCACTTTTTGCTCTGTTAACTTGAATCAGCTATCTTTATTCCATTTTGCTTTACACCGAATGATGTTCGgtaaataatttctttcttaatgAACGATATAATATAGGGAAAGGCTGGAACTGTGCCAACAGCTGAAGAACTGGCTACAGCCTTGAAAAGCCATGACCTTTACTTATATTTTGGCCATGGAAGTGGTATGCTTGTTACTACTTGCCATCTACTGTATGTTACTCATGTCGTGCTATTCTTTTTGTTCCTTTGCATTAATTTTGGATATGCATTTCTGTGCTTTTGGTTGGTATAGGGGAGCAGTATCTTTCCAAAGATGAGATTCAGGGACTGGAGAAGTGTGCTGCCACCGTGCTAATGGGTTGCAGCAGTGGCTCACTGAGGCTTAATGGATGCTATGTGCCGCGAGGTGTTTCACTATCCTATATACAAGCTGGTTCTCCAGTTACTATTGCCAACTTGTGGGAAGTGACAGACAAGGACATTGACCGTTTCGGGAAGGCCGTGCTTAATGCATGGTTGAGAGAAAGAATGGATCTAGTAGATTGTTCTCAATGCAACCAACTGGTGAAAGAATTTGAGGCCATGAAAATTAAAGGCCGTAAAGGCAATTCCAGAAAGAAATCGGCAAGCAGCAATTTAACTGAAACTGCAAACAGTGGTTCGTCGACGAATGCATGTGAGCACAGACCGACAGTAGGATCATTTGTTGGTAGGGCTCGAGAAAGTTGCACCCTCCCTTTCTTGAATGGGGCGTCGCCAGTTTGTTATGGTGTCCCAACGGGcattatgaaaaagaaagatttgtAGCAATTCCAAACAGACCACTCAAAGGTAGCTTAGAAGTTGTACAGATATTTGATTTCGGCTTactacattattattttttaaaattaccaaaaaaaataaatatttttttcatgtgATAACTGATAACGAGAGTAAAACAGGAATTTCACATTAGATTACTCGACTGGGAACTGCTAAGATAAGCGGAGCTCAGCCATTCACGATTTTGTTTAATGCTCGTTGAGTGTAACAGGTTACTTaccaaaaaatttgatttattttaataatttaattatttaaaatatatttaaaatttttatatatatcattcaagCTCATAAatccaatttaataaattaaaattggttaagttaattaactaatcgaTTTGACCAACCTAAATTTagatcaatttaataaaaaactgattgattttaatattttaattattttaaatatattactcATGCTTATTAAACCAAGCCGACAAACCTAAAATTAGTTCAGTCAATTGAGCAGGCCGAATGCTCCCTTCTCTGAGGGACACGCCAGGGCAGTTAGTATTGAAATTGCCTGGCCACACGTTACAGCAACTTCGGAATTCATATATTGCCAAGATACATTATTTACATTCTCATAATCAGACCACACTAAATCCCTGCAACACTTATTGACAACGCGAAAATTTGAGTGAAGCAACAATGGAACAATCACAACAATGAGGTTCATTAGCAGTTTAAGGTTTCGCAATACGTGCATTGTTTCCCTGCATCCCCCAAATTACCAAGTCTAcaattctatatatatacaggGTTAGAGGACTAACATAagttgaaataaagaaaaggaattaCCAGTACATCAACATGATTACACAACAACAAAGGAAAACAGGCTACTCATCTTCCCAGCCAACCTCTGATACAACCCCTCAAAATGAATGAGAAATAAATTGATGGAAATTTGAAttctaaatttctctttttccGGCTTCACCTAATTTTTGCTTAAGACTATAGTGAAATGTAGGATGTAGCCTTTCCTGTTTCCCCTCCTTTATAGGTACAGCTTTATCCTACATTTGACCGCCAAtgtcttctcttcttctcctcctCCTGCCTGAACGTCCTAAAAGAACTCTGCCATGTCGACGGAGCCGGCTAACCAAAGATACATTGCCCCCGCCATCATTAAAATAGTCATCATCTTGATGACCCCCAACAGGAGAGGTAAGGTGAACACCAACAGCATTCTCATCTGCTGCATGTGTAGGCTGCCTTGTTCGTCTACCAAGGTCATTCCCTGATGGCCCAAATGCAtgcagaaaaagaaagaaattcaaaacattattaTCTAACCCCAGATCAAAATCTCCACCCCTTTCTATAGCATCTGCTGTGTCGAGACCACCCTCTTCATCCGTCTCAAAACCGTGATGATTTCTTTCTATTACATAATCACCAAAAACCATTGCCCCGGGCATTGTTGACCTTATTGTGCTGATCACATCCTCCTGCTCCCGCTCCCTTTCAAGCCTTCTCCACTTCTGTTCAATGGTAGGATCCGCTTCACGTGGCTGAGCACATGGATGATCTGCTTTCATGTGTTTCCTTAATTCCTTAAAAGTACCAACAAAGGTGCAGTCATCCTGCATACAACTTCTCTTTTTGGCATTTAAATATTCCCTTGCAGGTTCCACCACAGTCCATCCTTTTACCTGACCCCTGCAAAGTGGACATGATATTTCTGTTACTTCACACTTCTCAACAGGCCAACTAGAACCGGCGGCCAGAACTGAATTATCAATAGAATAATGCAACGGTTCTTCATGATTGAATGGAACTATTTTAGTGTGGAACTTCTTGTACTGGTCAAGGCAGTTCGAGTATCTGAAGCTAGTTCCACACATGTACGGACGACAGCCCTTGTCATGGGATGAACAGAGAAGAAGAACAGCATTGTGAGGGCACTCCATGCAAACAGAACATGTTGCATCTTCCCAATCCCTATTATCCAAAGCTTTGGAACATTTTCTGTGGTGTAAATCTCCAGAGATGCCTTGGCGACGACAATGCAACAAGAATGGGGTTTGCTGGCTTGCTGTTCTACGCCGTCCTTTGCCACCTTTTGCCATTTGCAAACTACACCTTCAAAAAAGAatgcaaaatgaaaaaaatcttaTGACTGCAGAAATAATCTGAGACCAACATATAAAAACAGCTAGATTACCCGGAGTGCTTAAATTTCTAAAGCTTTTAGCCTATGAACAATAATGTCTAAACCATAGCAAAATGAAATTTCCAGAAAGCAATCCACGAATGACATGAAAAttcaagttaaaataaaatcctagTAATACCAAAAAATTCAAGGTTCATAATCCTAAAACAAACATTACAAAAATCCAGCCATAATTGACATAGACCAATCTAAACAAACATCAATAGAAAAGAAAACCCTTGACAAAATTAACATCTGTGTTACAATTGCAAGTGAATTAGATCATCCTTGAAAATGAACATCGCAAAAGAACAAGCACAATCAATGGGCAAGCCAATTATGACgtgaaaattcataatttaaaaggaCGAAATTGAAAGACCTCACcagtttgataaaaaaaagttgcGAATATCTAGATCGAGATAATGGGTCAGTTGGAGATACCAAGTCTCATATGATAAACAAACATCCAGAATTAATAGGTTCAATGAATCGAAAGAACGCGATTTAGCAGTAGATTCACGTTATAATATGAAACTATGATTTTTACCCAAATAGAAGTAGTGAAAGCTCAAATATATACTACATAAGACAAGAATATTGAACGGGAAACAGTAAAACCAAGACAACGAGACGTACAAGGGAAAAGAAGAGTGAATTTGGGGggaaattaagagaaaaatttagggttttgtttgGCCAAGGATTGAAAACGGAGAAGCTATAATAATGATATAAGCGCCATGCGCAAAGCTTTGTAGCGTAGAAATGAGTCGACGAATCTGATATTCCGAATACCCGATTAATAGGTATTATTTCCTTGGGGAAAGCAATATCACGCAACGTAAAATGGAAGTGTTACTCACGCTCTCATTTGACAATAATTTACGTCGTGGAGGAGAGAGGTTAGATAGAGGCGAGTGAAAAGCACGCTCGTTTGAATCTGTGGTAGATGAATGATGAAGAAAGTTGAGAGAGGCGGTTacattgaaaaatcaaaaatcgAAGAACCAGTATTGTGGGCTTGGCTGATGGCGGTTCACTTCACTCACTGCCTCCTAAAAAGGAGTAAGGTAAGGCCGCTCACAGCTACTTCCAACTTCCACGTTGTTAGCCATTCCTACCAATGGGCCTGAACCCCAAAGTCTGTTTGTGTCGATTCCAACATGTAACAACTTGAGTCTAAGAGAATTTTAGCTTGAAATATATGAGTCcgaaaaattttgagtttaagaaaatgagtttgaaaaaattcaagCTTATAATAGATCGAAGCCTAAGATTGATCTTACTCGAGCTTGAGATAAATTCACCCAAAGCCCCAAAAAGTTCACATTTATAACAGAACAATCATAATAGATATGAATAATtactataattttatgatattacttcaaatataaataaatgatttttaaaaaaaatgtatttattagTAGAGAtgttcatgggccgggtcaTGTTGAGTGTGGGTCAGGcccaactaaaattttaagcccGGACCTGGCgaaaatgggcttaaaattttttctaagtTCGACCCGGATGAAAATGGTAAAACACGAGCTCAATCTGtctgtattaaattttttatataatttttaaatatgtataatgcgccaaaaatattaaaaacattaaaataaatatttcccaacaaattaaaaaaattaaaatatgtatacttaaataacactaggATAGATGCatcttaacaagcaaatgcctctaaaataataacaaaattaacaatagaactagtgttatacaatatctaaacaacaacaaaaaaatagtgaaatggtagcaaaatagggagaaaacgacaagaaaataacattaaaacagcaaaaaaaaaacagatttttTTGTCCTCTTTGTGAATTCGGGCTGGGTTGGTCTCGGGCAAAAATGTCTTACCCCGATGCCTTGCCCGTTCTTAAAATAGACATTATTTTTTTGCCAAAATCCTCCCACTTTTTCTGATGGGCCTTCGGGCTAGGCCGAATGGCTTGACCATGAGAAGTTCTATTCATAagcattgtatatttatattaaaattttattaataggaaatgtaattaataatatatttttatgttgaattataaagttaaataaatttctaaaaacattaatttaatataaaatacttcAATACTATAGttattatgtatgtataataaatataataaaattaataattattaaaatctataaaattaaactttaataataatatactaatatattatataattattgtcGAAATCAATTACCTGACCTAACCTTAAActgatatattaaattaatatattattaatacataaaataataatataatatataactattattaaaagtattaatacatgtataattcaaaaaatatatttcacatcatgcaatataacatcatttttttttgagtaaaagaCGACCACAAGGGTCAAAACGTATTATTAAGTAATATCACTAATAACAGCATTATGAATTTCCTTTGGATAATCCATATCGAAAAACCACCTCTTAGCTTCACTAAACATTTTAGTACAAATTAAATCGGCCACACTATTACATGACCGATAAGACCAAACTAAATTGGCAGaattaaacaaactaaaagcttttttatactttttaactCTACTACATATAATGGTAATATTCTCATCACCTATATTCAATTTGTTCACCAACCCAGTATTGTCAGTTTCAAAAGTCACATCACCCAAAATGTTTAACTTGTCTGCAACCTCTATGCTTCTCTCCAAGGCTATGCACTCAACCTCTAGTACAGAAAATCTACCCTCATTGAAGCCTCCTCCACCCCCAGCACAAACCCATCCTCATTTTTAATGATAACTCTATAATCCATCCTATTATCATTAACTGTTGCATCAAAATTAATCTTGATAATGCCTTTCGACGGTCTCACCCACTTCTTTGCATCCCCAATCTAGGCTAATATGGGAGGATTCACCAGGTTGTAAATACGAAATTCGTTGCTCAAATTACTAGCCTTTTCCCATATACTTTAAGCTTTGTCAACTTGGCCTTTGAAAATAAACTTGTTTCTACTGTTCCAACAGTTCCAAAGCGTGGTAATGAGGTCCGCCATCGCCTTTTTATCAATGATTCTCATCATGTCTTCCATCCAGTCGATGCATCTGTCATACTGCTTCTCATTACTATTTAAGTCCTATCCTTTTATGGTTAGAACTTCGCGGGATGTTGTGTGTTCACGAAGGGCATGGAGAATAGTTTCGGCATTAGCACCACACCTGAGGCAGCTTTCATTAAAACCATTTCTGATGGAAGCAATTTTAACATTTGTGGGAAGAATCTCATGACCAACTCTCTAGGCAAACACTCTAATTTTTGGAAGAGTGTCAAGTTTCCATATAGTTCTCCAATAGATCCTATGCGGGCCATACCTCTTCTTTTAACAACATCCACGAATAAGCAGATTTCGAAGTGAAAGATCCATGGGGATTGTGAAACCACCCCATCCTATCTCTTTAGTTTTCATTGCCTATAGGAATTTTGCATATTCTATCCCCCCAATCTTTACCGTACAGCCTATGCACCTTTTCGATATTCCAGCACCTAGCATGCTCCATCCAAAGATCTTTAACACTGTCATCACTCGAGGAAAGCATATTTGGGATCGGTGTACTTCTATTAAGACCTTTCAAATCCCAATTGTCATCCCTAATTTTAATGTTCTCACCATTGCCTATCTGCCAACCGAAACCATTCTTCAGAAATTCTGCAGCAGCAGTAATACTCGACCAAGTAAAAGAAGCTCTATTCACTTTTTTAGCATTGAAAATATTTCCATcaggaaaatattttgaagaCAGAACTTTAAAGCAAAGAGACTCCTTGTTGTTGATGAGTCTCCAAACTTGACGACCCAAGAGAGCTATATTAAAAAGTCTCATTTTGCGTAAACCAGTACCACCCATTCCCTTTGGTTGACATAGAGTTCTCCAGGAGAGCATAGACCAAAATTTACCACTATCCTTACCAGACCACCAAATTCTGCTGAGCTTTGTTTGAATCTCCTTTAATACTCATTTTGGGGCAAGAAAAATAGACAACGCATAAGTGAGGATGGACTGAAGCATCGCTTTGATCATGACCTCTTTACCTCCAGCTGTTTATTCTGTAAGATAGTCTATTAATAATATCAGTAAAAGCCTCTCTACTTTTTTTTACCAATAGGGAGAGGCATACCCAGGTATTTTTCTAACTTCTCCATAACCTTCATacttaaaagattatttttcttttttgttcatacttaaaagatttttcaaaatttatttcttaaccAAAAACATTTGTAAACTTTCTAAGGATATTCATGAAGCACTctatctctcttttttttgttgctAACAAATAAAATAGCATTGTCTGCAACTAATAAGTGATTAATACTAGGCCTATGCACACAAGCACGAATACCTCTTAACAAATCATTATTCTGTGCCTGAATAAGCATTCTTGAGAAAGCTTCCATGCAGAATAAGAACAAGTACGGGGATAAAGGATCCCCTTGATGAAGGCCTCTTTCAGGGTAAATGGTTTCTGATAACAAATTATTACACTTGATTAAATACTTAACGGAACGTACATACCCCATGATTTTGTCGATCCGCTGATTTGTAAAGCCCATTCGTCGCATCACCGCTTCAATGAAATTCCACTCCACACGATCATAAGCTTTACTCATGTCTAACTTCATCACGCAGCCTTCATTGGAATTGTACTGGATGTTTTGATGATAATGAAGAAGTTCATGTGCGATAAGAATATTATCATGAATCATCCTACTCGAAACAAAAGCACTTTGATTATAGCTAATACAATCAGAAAGTATAACCTTCAGCCTGTTTGCCAACACCTTAGCAATAATTTTGTAGATATACCTGCACAAACTGATCGGCTGAAAGTTAGTGAAATCACAAGGGTCTCTatttttagggattaaaatgaTAACAATTTCATTAAGTGAGGAGATATTTCCCTGTCCATTAAGAATGCCCAGACAAAACCGTGTAGTGTCAGCACCCACAATGTCCCAATGCtgcttaaaaaaattaccagaTAAGCCGTCTATTCTAGGAGCTTTCCTTGGATCCATCTGTTTATAGAACTGTTAACTTCAGCCTCATTATACTCCTTTGTGAGCCAATCGTTATTATCTCTGGTAATACACTCATTCATGTAGCTCAAATCCAATTGGGTGATATCATTTCCATTAGAGCGAAATAAGTTCCAAAAATAGCTTCTAGCAGCTTTACAGATCTCCTTACTATCCGTAACCCAATTACCATTCTCATCTTTGATCTTCTCGATACTATTCTTTTTTAACCATCCTATAGCTTTAGCATGGAAGTACTTTGTATTTCTATCTCCTTCCTTGAGCCATTGCACCCTCGATTTTTGCTCCCAGTACCTTTCCTCCCTATCATACAGGTGATTCAACCTACGTCGATACTCCTTCAGCATCTTTACACTGTCACCTCTACTTGTCGAATCGATTATATTATTGATGTTATCCTCCAGTGATTTTGTTTTTGCCAGTTTCCCAAAGACACCCGGACATTTTCTTGCTTgttctattatatta from Gossypium raimondii isolate GPD5lz chromosome 1, ASM2569854v1, whole genome shotgun sequence harbors:
- the LOC128034901 gene encoding uncharacterized mitochondrial protein AtMg00310-like; translation: MGGTGLRKMRLFNIALLGRQVWRLINNKESLCFKVLSSKYFPDGNIFNAKKVNRASFTWSSITAAAEFLKNGFGWQIGNGENIKIRDDNWDLKGLNRSTPIPNMLSSSDDSVKDLWMEHARCWNIEKVHRLYGKDWGDRICKIPIGNEN
- the LOC105786010 gene encoding uncharacterized protein LOC105786010 isoform X1 yields the protein MRACSLQMAKGGKGRRRTASQQTPFLLHCRRQGISGDLHHRKCSKALDNRDWEDATCSVCMECPHNAVLLLCSSHDKGCRPYMCGTSFRYSNCLDQYKKFHTKIVPFNHEEPLHYSIDNSVLAAGSSWPVEKCEVTEISCPLCRGQVKGWTVVEPAREYLNAKKRSCMQDDCTFVGTFKELRKHMKADHPCAQPREADPTIEQKWRRLEREREQEDVISTIRSTMPGAMVFGDYVIERNHHGFETDEEGGLDTADAIERGGDFDLGLDNNVLNFFLFLHAFGPSGNDLGRRTRQPTHAADENAVGVHLTSPVGGHQDDDYFNDGGGNVSLVSRLRRHGRVLLGRSGRRRRRREDIGGQM
- the LOC105786010 gene encoding uncharacterized protein LOC105786010 isoform X2, translating into MAKGGKGRRRTASQQTPFLLHCRRQGISGDLHHRKCSKALDNRDWEDATCSVCMECPHNAVLLLCSSHDKGCRPYMCGTSFRYSNCLDQYKKFHTKIVPFNHEEPLHYSIDNSVLAAGSSWPVEKCEVTEISCPLCRGQVKGWTVVEPAREYLNAKKRSCMQDDCTFVGTFKELRKHMKADHPCAQPREADPTIEQKWRRLEREREQEDVISTIRSTMPGAMVFGDYVIERNHHGFETDEEGGLDTADAIERGGDFDLGLDNNVLNFFLFLHAFGPSGNDLGRRTRQPTHAADENAVGVHLTSPVGGHQDDDYFNDGGGNVSLVSRLRRHGRVLLGRSGRRRRRREDIGGQM